The following is a genomic window from Bordetella sp. H567.
ACCGTACGCGAGCTGGAACGCAAACTGCTGTCGAACCGCGGCTACGACGTCGCCGTGGCGGTCGACGGCATGGACGGCTGGAACATGGCACGGGCGCAGCACTTCGACCTGGTCGTCACCGACGTCGATATGCCACGCATGGACGGCATCGAACTGGTCACGCTGATCCGCAAGGATCCACGCCTGCAGTCCATGCACGTGATGGTCGTGTCGTACAAGGACCGCCCGGAAGACCGCCAGCGCGGACTGGATGCCGGCGCGGACTACTACCTGGGCAAGAGCAGCTTCCACGACGACGCGCTGCTGGACGCCGTCGAGGATCTCATCGGACGGGCGGGCACGTGAAAATAGGCATCGTCAACGACAAACCGGCGGCGGTGGAAGTGATCCGGCAGGCGCTGGCCGGCGACCCCGACCTGCAGGTTGCCTGGGTGGCGTCCGATGGCGCCGAGGCCGTGCAGCGATGCGCGGCGGCGCGGCCCGACATCGTCCTGATGGAGCTGGCGATGCCCGTCATGGACGGCAGCGAAGCGACGCGCCGCATCATGGCCGATACGCCCTGCGCCATCATCATCGTCGCCACCGACGTCGAGCGCCACACGGCCTGCGTCTTCAATGCCATGGGCCATGGCGCCCTGGACGCGATCGAAATCCCGGCCCTGGCCGACCAGGACCCGCGCGCAGCAGCGGCGCCGCTGCTGCGCAAGATCCGCAACGCGGGATGGCTGATCGGCGCCTACGATCGCCAGCGTCCGGCCACGCGCATACCCGCCGAACCGGCGCCCCCAGGGCAGGGGCAGTTGGTGGCCATAGGCGCCAGCGCGGGCGGGCCGCCTTCGCTGGCCGTGCTGCTGAAGGCGCTGCCCGCCGGTTTTCCCGCCGGGATCGTGCTCGTGCAGCACGTGGACGCCACCTTCGCGCAGGACATGGCGCGCTGGCTGGACGAACAGATCGACATGCCGGTGCGCCTGGCGCTGGCGGGCGACAGGCCGCAGCCCCGTACGGTGCTGCTCGCGGGTACCAACGACCATCTGGTGCTGATGCGCGATGGCACCTTGAACTACACCAAGCACCCCGTGGAAGGCCTGTACCGCCCGTCCATCGACGTCTTCTTCAACAGCGTAGCGCGCCACTGGCGCGGCGACGCCGCGGGGGTACTATTGACCGGCATGGGCAGGGACGGCGCGTTGGGCCTGAAGGCCATGCGCGACAGCGGCTTTTTCACCATCGCCCAGGACCGCGCCACCAGCGCCGTCTACGGCATGCCCAAGGCCGCGGCGGAACTCGGGGCCGCCATGGAAATCACGCCATTGCCCCAGATCGCCGACAGCCTCTCGGCCCGTTTCGCGCGCAAGCCGGCCTGACAGCAAAGGACACAACATGGAACCTGTCATCGACTACGTGGCCGGCCTCGACAATAAACCCCAAAACGCGATGGTCCTGCTGGTGGACGACCAGATCATGGTGGGCGAAGCCGTGCGCCGCGCGCTGGCCGGCGAACCGAACATCGATTTCCATTTCTGCCCGGACGCGCAGGAAGCGCTGAACGTCGCCACCCAGACGCGCCCTACCGTCATCCTGCAGGACCTGGTGCTGCCCGGCGTCGACGGCCTGACGCTGGTGCGTGCCTACCGGGCGAATCCCGCGACGCGTGACATCCCCATCATCGTGCTGTCTTCCAAGGAAGACGCGCAGGTCAAGAGCGCGGCCTTCAGCGCGGGCGCCAACGATTACCTGGTCAAGCTGCCGGACACCATCGAACTGGTGGCGCGCATCCGCTACCACTCGCGTTCCTACCTGGCGATGCAGCAGCGCGACGAGGCTTACCAGGCCCTGCGGCAGAGCCAGCAGCAGCTGATGGAAATCAACCTGGAACTGCGCCGCCTGACGAATTCCGACGGCCTGACGGGCCTGTCCAACCGGCGCTATTTCGACAGCTACCTGAGCGCGGAATGGAAACGGGCGATGCGCGAGCAAACCGAGATCAGCATGCTGATGATCGACGTCGACCACTTCAAGAGCTACAACGACGCCTATGGCCACATGGCGGGCGACGAGGTGCTGAAGAAGGTGGCGCACACCATCGCCAGCTGCTGCGACCGCTCCACGGACCTGTCGGCGCGCTTCGGCGGCGAGGAATTCACCGTGGTGCTGCCCGGCACGCCGCTGTCCGGCGCGCGCCAGGTGGCGGAGAAAATCCGCCGCTCCATCGAAGGCCTGCATATCCCGCACCGGGATTCGGTCACGTCGGAATGGCTGACCGTCAGCGTCGGCATCGCCACCCTGGTGCCCGACCGGCCGGACCGCTACACGCAGATCATCGATGCGGCCGACCGCGGCCTGTACAACGCCAAGCGCCAGGGACGCAACCGCGTGATGGCCCGCTCGGACGCGTGAATCAATCGTCCTCGGCACCGAACCAGTCGGGGCTGCGCGCCCGTATGGGTTCGAAGGACATCGTCAATTCCCGCAGGTGGTGGCCCATGGCGGCCTGCGCGGCCTGCGGGTCGCCGTCGCGCAGCGCCTGGAAGATCGCCTGGTGCTGGTCGATCAGCATCTCCAGCGGCGACACTTCGGCCAGGCTCAGGTAGCGCACCCGGTCCATATTGGCCTTGATGTTCTCGATCGTCTGCCATACCGCGGGGCACTCCGCCGCCCCAGCGATCGCCTGGTGAAAGGCATCGTCCAGGTCCAGGAAGGCGGCGGTATCGTTGTCGCGCGCGGCCTGGCGCTGGCGCTCCAGCAATTCCTCCATGGCCCGCAACTGCAAGGCCGTGACGCGCTGCGCGGCGCGCCCGGCCACCGCGACCTCGACGGCTTCGCGAATGAAGCGGCCGTCTTCCACGCGCTTGGGCGAGATCTTCATCACGAAGGTGCCACGCTGCGGCCGCACCTGGACGAGGCCCGCCTCGCCCAGCTTGATGAAGGCTTCGCGCACCGGCTGGCGCGACACCCCGAGGCGCTCGGACAGGTCCTTTTCAGAGAGCGGCGATCCCGGCGGAAAGATGCCCTTGACGATGGCCTCGCGCAGCATGCGGTATATCCGCTGGTTCACCGGCCCATGCGTATCCGGGGGCAGCGGCAGCGCCGCCACCCCGCCGTCCGCTCTCTTGCGCGCCACCGCCATGGGCTTGTCCTCGTTCGTCTTACGGCCAGGCCCGAGTATATCGCCGGGACGTGTCCGCGCCGGCACGGCGCCGGGGCAAGGCTGTCTAGGGCCTGTTAACAGGCTCTAACGATGGCCCCAATCGTTCAGGTCGGTACCGCCGCGCCGTGCCGGCGCGGTCTCGGGCAGCAGGCGCAGCGCCAGCAGCGATGCGATACCCAGCGCCAGCATATAGGCCGCCAGCCCCCCATAATGGCCACCGCTGGCCTGGATGATTTTCACCGCGACCAGCCCCAGTATGCCGCTGCCGATCAGCGCTCCGATCTGCCAGATCAGCGCGATGCCGCTGCAGCGCACGCGGGTGGGGAACATTTCGGGGAACATGGAGGCCTGCGGCGCATAGCACAGCGCATGGCCCACCGACAGGACCAGGATCATGGCCAGGTGCGTCAACAGGCGATCGCCGCTGTTCAGCATCAGGAAGAACGGCACCACCATGACGATCTGCACCAGCGCGCCCGCCATGTAGACGGGACGGCGGCCGAAACGGTCGGACAGCAGGCCGGCGACGGGAATGGTGAACAGCTCCAGCCCCACGGCCAGCAGGATGCCTTGCAGCAGCCAGGCGTCGTTCAGGTGGTTAGCCTTGCCGTAGGCCAGCACGATGGTGCTGTACATCGCGAAGGCGCAGGCTTCCACCAGCTTGGCGAATACGCCCTTGGTGATGATGCCGGGATAGCTGCGCAGTACCTCGGCCACCGGCCGCGATTCCACCGCCTTGGTCTTGCGGATTTCGTCGAAGACCGGCGATTCGTCGATCCGCAGCCGCACGTACAGGCCGATGATCACCAGCACCAGGCTCAACAGGAAGGGAATGCGCCAGCCCCAGTCCAGCAACTGCGATTCGCTGAGCGTGGACGTCAGCAGCGCGAACAGGCCGGCCGGGATCAGGAAGCCCGCGGGGGCGCCCAGTTGCACCCAGCTGGCGTAGAAGCCGCGGCGCGCGCGCGGCGCGTACTCCGCGGTCATGAGCACCGCGCCCGCCTGTTCACCCCCCACCCCGAAGCCCTGCAGGATGCGGATCAATACCAGCGCCAGCGGCGCCCAGAAGCCGATGCGCGCATAGGTCGGCATCAGGCCGATGACGAAAGTGCCCAGGCCCACGATCAGGATGGTCACCACCAGGGCCTTCTTGCGGCCCAGCTTGTCGCCGAAGTGGCCGAACACGATGCCGCCGATGGGCCGTGCCAGGAAGCCGACCGCGTAGGTGGCGAATGCCGCCACGGTGCCGACCATGGGATCGGAGCTGGGAAAGAACAGCTTGCCGAAGAACAGCACGGCCGCGGTGGCATAGACGAAGAAATCGTAGTATTCGGCGGCGGTGCCGATGGTCGAGGCCACGGCGGCCCGCCGCAGCATGCCTTCGGGGCGCTCGCCTTGGCCCACGGCGCGGGCTTCGCTGGTAAGGGTGCTCATGTCTGCTCCACTTCCTTCTGTTTTTCACGTGCGGCCGCGCCGGCGGCCGCATCGGGCTATGCGCCGGCCGCGCCTGACGATCCAGGCGCGCGCCGGTCTACCAATTCCACAAGGTGCCGTCGTCCAGGCGGGCCACCGGCAGATAGGCCGGGTCGTACGGGTACCTGGCGGCAAGCTTCTCGTCGATGTCCACGCCCAATCCGGGGGCGTCGCCGGGATGCATGCCGCCCTTGCTGAATTCCCAGGCATGGGGGAACACATCCAGCGCCTCCGGCGGGTAGCCCATGTACTCCTGCACGCCGAAGTTGGGCACCCACAGGTCGAAATGCAGCGCGGCGCCCATGCAGACCGGAGACAGGTCGGACGGGCCGTGGCAGCCCGTGCGGACCTGGTACAACGCGGCGAAATCGGCGATGCGGCGCAGGTGGGTGATGCCGCCCGCGTGGGTCAGCGTCGCGCGGATGTAATCGATGAGCTGTTCTTCGATCAGCTGCTTGCAGTCCCAGATACTGTTGAACACCTCGCCGACCGCGATGGGCGTGACGGTATGCCGGCGAATCAGGCGGAAGGCCTCCTGGTTCTCGGCCGGCGTGGGGTCTTCCATCCAGAACAGGCGATAGGGTTCCACCGATTTCCCCAGCCGGGCGGCCTCGATCGGCGTCAGGCGGTGGTGCACATCGTGCAGCAGGTGGGTATCGAAGCCGAAACGGTCGCGCACCGCCTCGAACAGCCGGGGAATGAAATCCAGGTATTTTTCGCTGGACCAGGACTGTTCCTCGGGCCAGCCCTTGGTGGCGGGCTCGTAGGCGCCGCCGTGCTTGGTGACCCCGTAGACGGATTTCATGCCCGGCACGCCGCACTGGATCCGTATGGCCTGGTAGCCCTGGTCCACGTGCTCGGCGTACTTGTCCAGCGCTTCTTCCAGATCGCGGCCGGTCGCATGGCCGTACACCATCACGCGCTCGCGCGATGCCCCGCCCAGCAGCTGGTACAGGGGCATGCCGGCCATCTTCGCCTTGATATCCCATAGCGCCATATCGACCGCGGCAATCGCCGACATGGTGACCGGCCCGCGGCGCCAGTAGGCGCCCTTGTACAGGTATTGCCAGGTATCTTCGATATTGCGCGGATCGCGACCGATCAACACAGGGCAGACGTGGTCCTTCAGGTAGGACGCCACGGCAAGCTCGCGGCCGTTCAGCGTGGCGTCGCCCACGCCATGCACGCCCTGGTCCGTGACCAGCTTCAAGGTGACGAAGTTGCGGCCGGGACAGGTGACGATGACCTCGGCATGGGTAATTTTCATGGCGGTTCCGGCTTGATCGACTTGACCTTGGATACTACCATACCAGATATGAAACTCGACATGAACGCCGCCCTTCCCCGTCTGGCACCGGACCGCCTGCCCAGCCTGGGCGCCTACCTGCCTGCCCTGCCCTGGACGCAGCCGCGCGTGGGCATCGTCCACCTGGGCCTGGGCAATTTCCATCGTGCACACCAGGCGATGTACACCGAGGACGCCATGCTGGCCGCCGGCGGCGACTGGGGCATCTGCGGCGTATCCCTGCGCCGGCCCGATACGCGCGACGCGCTGGCGCCGCAGGACTGCCTGTACAGCGTGCTGGTGCGCGACGCGAGCGGCCAGCGGGTGCGCGTCGTGCGCGCGCTGCGGCGTATCCTGGTGGCAACGGAAGACACGGACGCGGTGCTGGCCGCCTTGCGCGATCCCGGCGTGCGTATCGTGACGCTGACGGTGACGGAAAAAGGCTATTGCCTGGATCCCCGGACGGGCGGACTGGACCTGGGCCATCCCCTGATCGTCCATGACCTGGCGGACCCGGCGCATCCGCAAAGCGTGCCGGGCTACCTGGCGGCGGCCCTGCGGGCGCGGCGCGAGCACCCCTTCACGGTACTGTCCTGCGACAACCTGGCGCACAACGGCGCGGCCCTGCGCCGCGTGGTGGTCGACTACGCACGGGTGCTGGACCCGGAGCTGGCGGACTGGATCGCGCGCGCCGTGGCCTTCCCCTCGACCATGGTGGACCGCATCGTGCCCGCCACGACGGATGCCGACCGCCAGGCGGCCGCCGAGGCGCTGGGCTGCGTCGACGCCTGGCCCGTACCGGCGGAAAGCTTCCGGCAATGGGTCATCGAAGACCGCTTCCCCGCCGGACGTCCGGCCTGGGAACAGGCCGGCGCGCTACTGGTGGACGATGTCACGCCCTACGAGACGGCGAAGCTGCGCATGCTGAACGGCATCCATTCCACCTTGGCCTACCTGGCGCTGCTGGCCGACATCGAGACGGTCGACCACGCCGCCGGCCAGCCCGACCTGCGGGCGCTGCTGCATCGGATGATGACGGACGACATCGCGCCGACCCTGACGGTGCCCCCCAGTTTCGACAGGGCCCGCTATCGAGACGAGCTGCTGGCGCGTTTCGCCAACCCGGCGCTGAAGCACCGCTGCATCCAGATCGCCATGGACGGCAGCCAGAAGCTGCCCCCGCGCCTGTTGGGCACGATCTCGGATCGCCTGCGCGACGGCCAGGCGGTGGACCGGCTGGCGCTGGGCATCGCGGCCTGGATGCGCTTCCTGTCGGGCCGGTCGGAAGGCGGCGCGGCGCTGGAGCTCAACGACCCGATGGCGGCGCGCCTGCGCGCGCTGGCCGCGCCCGGCGCGCACGATCCGGTCGCGGGCTTGCTCGGGCTGCACGAGATTTTCCCGCCGACATTGGCCGAGGACGTCCGCTTCGCGGGCGCGGTGCGGCGTGCGTACGATGCGCTGGGGCGCCAGGGCGCGCTGGCCACGGCGCGCCGCTACGCGGCGTTGTAGCGGATGCGGCTATAAAAAGCGGTCCAGCAGCTTGCGGCTGTGCTTGTCCAGCGCGCGCATGTCGCCGACCAGGTAATGGATGCCGTGGCTGTCGGCGATCAACAGCGCCTGGCCACCGAGCCGCCGGATATCTTCCTCGCCACGCAGCACGAAGGACGTCGCGCCACGATCGGTCTGGACATTCCAGGTGCAGGGCGTCGCATAGCCGGACACGGCAACGATGCGCTGGATGCGTGGCATGAATTCGCGCGCGCTCAGCGCTTCCTGCACCAGCGTGCGCATGGACGGCGGCAGGTCGTCCACCCGGTCGATCCAGGCCACCTCGTGGCCGGACGGGTCCACCAGGGAACAGCCGCCGTCCGGCGCCGATATCGGAAAGGCACGCACCGGCACGACGCCGTCGACGCTCGCGCCGTCCGGCCCCAGGTACACCAGCCTGCCGTGGGCGTTGCGCTGCAGGGCGAAATCAGGTTTCGGCGACGAGGTCGTCATCGTCATCCTCCTCGCTGGAACGTGCTTCCGCGTCGGCCTCGGCCTGCCGGGCCTGCGCCTGGTAAAGCGCGTGATACGCGCCGCCCGCCGCCATCAGCTGCTCGTGATTGCCTTGCTCGACGATGCGGCCGCGATCCAGGACCACCAGCCGGTCCGCCTTGCGCAGCGTGCTTAGCCGGTGCGCGATGGCGATGGTCGTGCGGCCGCGCACCAGATTGTCCAGGGCTTTCTGGATTTCCTTTTCGGTGGCGGTATCCACCGACGAGGTGGCCTCGTCCAGGATCAGGATGCGCGGGTCGATCAGTAGCGCCCGCGCGATGGAAATGCGCTGGCGCTCGCCGCCGGACAAGGCCTGCCCGCGTTCGCCGACCAGCGAATCGTAGCCGTGCGGCAGCCGCAGGATGAACTCGTGCGCGTGCGCTGCCCGCGCCGCCGCGACGATCTCCTCGCGCGTCGCCTCGGGCTTGCCATAGGCGATGTTCTCGGCGATCGTGCCGAAGAACAGGAAAGGCTCCTGCAGCACCAGGCCGATGTTGCGCCGGTACTGCGCGATGCTCATGGTGCGGATGTCGATGCCGTCCACCAGGATGGCACCCTCGGTCACGTCGTAGAAGCGGCAGATCAGGTTGATCAGCGTGCTCTTGCCCGAACCGCTGTGGCCCACCAGCCCCACCATCGTGCCGGGCTCGATGGACAGGTCCAGCCCGTGCATGACCGACCGGTTGCCATAGCGGAATCCCACGTCGCGCAGTTCGATGCGGCCGCGCAGGCGACCCACCGGCACCGGGTTGCGCGGTTCCGGCACGCTGGACACATGGTCCAGGATATCGAAGATGCGCTTGGCGCCCGCCGCCGCCTTCTGCGTCACCGACACGATGCGGCTCATCGAATCCAGGCGCGTATAGAAGCGGCCGATATAGGCCAGGAAGGCCGCCAGCACGCCCACCGTGATCTCGTGCCGCGACACCTGCCAGATACCGTAGATCCACACCACCAGCAGGCCGATCTCGGTCAGCAGCGTCACGGTCGGCGAAAACAGCGCCCAGATGGTATTGACCCGATCGTTGACGTCCAGGTTGCGCTGGTTGGCCTCGCGGAAGCGGCGCACTTCGCGCTTTTCCTGGGCGAAGGCCTTGACCACGCGTATGCCGGGGATCGTGTCGGCGAGCACGTTGGTGATTTCCGACCACACCCGGTCCACTTTCTCGAAGCCATGGCGCAGGTGGTCGCGCACCGCGTGGATCATCCAGCCGATGAACGGCAGGGGCACCAGCGTCACCAGCGCCAGCCAGGGATTGATGGAAATCAGGATCGCCGCCGTCATCACGATCATCAGCACGTCGGTCGCGAAGTCCAGCAGGTGCAGCGACAGGAAGATGCAGATGCGGTCGGTCTCGCTGCCGATGCGCGCGATCAGGTCTCCCGTGCGCTTGCCGCCGAAATAGGCCAGCGACAGGTGATGCATGTGCTCGTAGGTGGTCGTGCGCAGGTCCGCGCCGATGCGTTCGCTGACCCACGCCAGGATATACGTGCGGCCCCAACCTAGGCCCCAGGCCAGCAGCGCCGAGGCGAACAGGCCCGACAGGTACATCACCACGCGGCCATGGTCGATGGGCGCGCCGTTCTGGAAGGGAATCAGCACCTCGTCCATCAAGGGCATGGTCAGGTACGGCGCGACCAGCGTCGCGGCGGTCGCCAGCAGGGTCAGCACGAAGCCGATGATCAGCGGCAGCTGGTAGGGAACGGCGAAGCGCCACAGGCGCAGCAAGGCCCAGGTGGCGGGCGGTTCGGGCGTCGGCGGATTGCAGGCGGGGCAGACGTCCTGCTCTGCGGTAAGCGGCTCAAGACAGGTGGCGCACTGGCGGTCCGAGGATGCGCCCGGGCTGGACAGGCCGCGCAGGGCGTCGCGCTGGCGCATATAGGCGTCGCGCAGCCGCAGCGCGGCCGGATTCCGCCCCAGCGTGTAGCGCCATACGGCCAATCGCGCCTCGGGCCCATGCAATTCCAGCGCCCCGGCGCCGGCGTGGTCGGAAACCGTTACGCTTTCACTCGCTTCGTAAGGCCAGCGGCGCCATTGGTCGTCGCCCGGCTCGCGGGCGACGATCGCCCGGTCGGTCACGAAAACCAGGCCGTTGCGGAACTTCAGTGCCGCATCGAGGTCTAGCGCCAACCAGGCGAGCAATATCTCGCCCTCACCCAGCTGGGCGACCATGTCGGCGTGCCAGTCACCTGGCAGGGCAGCTGCGTCCGGGACGAAGTCTAAAACGGGTTTCTTCATGGAAAACGTATTCACAGCCGCGGCGGAACCAGCAGGCCGGGACCCCGATTTCGGCGCGAAGCTGAAAACGTGTTCCTTCCTTGCAACACACCGGACGTCATGGATAGAATCCGCGTCGCCGCCTGCTTACCGATATTTCTATAATCGGCGGCATGCACAGAGCATCCTGGCACCGACGAAACGCGCACCGTATACCTACACGGGATAACCACGAACCGCCCAAAGCCCAGGAATTTCTTCCGTTCGCCATCGGAATTTTCGGCAAATTAGAACATGAAAAAGAAAGACATTGAATTTCTCGATGTCGTGGCTTTGCGCGGCCCGAACATCTGGACATACCGCCCCGTGCTGGAAGCCTGGGTGGATATCGGCGAACTGGAGGATTATCCCTCCAACACGATTCCCGGTTTTTACGAGCGCCTGTCGACGTGGTTGCCGACACTGATCGAGCATCGCTGCAGCCCCGGCGTGCGCGGGGGGTTCCTGCAGCGCCTGCGCGAGGGCACCTGGCCGGCCCATATCCTGGAGCACGTCACGCTCGAATTGCAGAATCTGGCCGGCCTGCCGGGCGGCTTCGGCAAGGCCCGTGAAACGGCCACCCGGGGCATCTACAAGGTGATCGTGCGGGCTTGGCACGAAGACGTCACCCGCGCCGCGCTCGGCGAGGCGCGCGACCTGGTCATGGCGGCCATGGAAGACCGCCCCTTCGACGTCGACGCCACCGTCGCGCGGCTGCGCCGCATGGTGGACCGCCATTGCCTGGGCCCCAGCACGGCCTGCATCGTCGATGCCGCGGACGACCGGGACATCCCCTATATCCGCCTGTTCGAAGGCAACCTGGTGCAGATGGGATACGGCGCGCGCCAGCGCCGCATCTGGACGGCCGAAACCGACCGCACCAGCGCCATCGCCGAAGGGATCTCGCGCGACAAGGACCTGACCAAGCGCCTGCTGGCCGAATGCGGCGTGCCGGTGCCCGAAGGCCGCCTGGTCGAGTCGGAGGACGCGGCCTGGGAAGCGGCGCAGGACATTGGCCTGCCGGTGGTCGTCAAGCCCTACGACGGCAATCACGGCCGCGGCGTCTTCACCAACCTGAACAGCCATGAAGAGGTCAAGGCGGCCTATGCCGTGGCCCAGGAAGAAGGCAGCGGCGTCCTGGTCGAACGCTTCGTATCCGGCAACGAACACCGCCTGCTGGTCGTCGGCGATCGCATGGTGGCCGCCGCGCGCGGGGAGCCTGCGTGGATCGTCGGCGATGGCGAGCACACCGTCGAAGACCTGATCGAGCTGCAGATCAACACCGATCCGCGGCGCGGCAGCGGCGAGGACTGCCCGCTGAACAAGGTCAGGCTGGATTCCGCCGCCCGGCTGGAAATCGCCCGCCAGGGCTTGGCCGCCGACAGCGTGCCCCCGGCCGGCCGGGAAGTGATGATCCAGCGCAACGGCAACGTGGCCTTCGACGTCACGGATCTGGTCCATCCCGAGGTCGCCCACGCCGTCACGCTGGCGGCGCGCATCGTCGGCCTGGATGTCGCCGGCGTGGACCTGGTGGCGGAGGACATCTCCCGCCCGCTGGAGGAACAGCGCGGCGCCATCGTGGAAGTCAATGCGGGCCCGGGCTTGCTCATGCACTTGAAGCCGGCCGACGGCAAGCCACGCCCCGTGGGCAAGGCCATCATCGATTACCTGTTCCCCGACGGCGAGGACGGTCGCATTCCGGTCGTCGGCGTCACGGGCACCAACGGCAAGACCGTGGTGGCGCGGTTGACGGCGCGCCTGCTGCAGCTGTGGGGCCGGCATGTCGGCCTGGCGTGCAGCGAAGGCCTGTACTTCAACCAGCGCCAGGTCGAACGAGGCGATCGCGGCGACTGGGCCACGGGCCGGCGCGTCCTGCTGAACCGCTCCGTCGATGCGGCCGTCATCGAAAACAGCAGCACCGTCATCCTGCGCCAGGGCCTGGCCTACGACCGCTGCCAGGTCGGCATCGTGACCAATATCGACGAAGGCGACCATCTGGGCGAACACGACATCCGCGACCTGGACGGCATGTACAACGTCCTGCGCACGCAGGTCGACGTGGTGCTGCCCACCGGTACCGCGGTGCTGAACGCGCGCGACGAGCGCGTGGTCGAGATGGCCGCGCTATGCGACGGCGACGTGGTGTTCTTCGGCATCGACCCGGGCCTGCCCGCCATCGCATCGCACGTGGCATCGGGCAAGCGCGCGGTCTTCGTGCGCGACGGCCACGTCGTGCTGGCCGACGGCAGCCGCGAAACCCGCATCACCGAGCTGGGGGCCATCCCCCTGACCGAAGAGGGACGCGTGCTCTTCCAGATCGAAAACGTGCTGGCGGCGGTCGGCGCGGCCTGGGCCCTGGGCGTCCCGGCGGACATCATCCGTGTCGGCGTCGAGACCTTCGATATCGATCGCGCGGACGCGCCGTGGCAATTCACGGCGGTCGACCGCAAGGACGCGACCGTGGTCGTGGACGGGGCACACAACCTGTCCGCGCTGCGCGCGCTGGTGGCCGCCGCGGAGCGCTTCCCGGCGCGCCGGCGCCGCATCGTCTACGGCGCCGGCAAGGACCGCCGCGACCAGGACCTGCTGGACCAGGGCGCCCTGCTGGGTGCCTCCTTCGACCAGGTGGTGCTGTACGACGACACGACCGTGCCGAGCGCGCGTCCGGTCGGCCAGGCGCGCGGCCTGTTGCGCGCCGGCGCGCAGCAAGGCGGGCGCGCCACGTCCATCGTGGACGAGCCGGACCACGCCACGGCGATGCGCACGGTGCTGGACAGCGTGCGTCCCGGCGATTTCATCATCATGCAGTGCGACGAGGGCAGCGCCGAAGCTTCGCTTCATATGCTGCGACTCTGGATCGAGCAGAACTAAGGACTATGCCGCCGCCGTCCCGGCGATCCGGCCGACAGGAATACCGCATGGAAGTCTCCCGCATACGCGCACTGCGCGGCCCCAACCTGTGGAGCCGCAATACCGCCATCGAAGCCATCGTCGCCTGTGACGACCTCGAATGCTCCATCGATCAGTTGCCCCCCCTGGAACCGCGCCTGCGCGCGCGCTTTCCGCAGCTGGGGCTGCTGCGTCCCGAAGGTGACGAAGGGACGGTGTCGATGGCCCACGTGCTGGAACGCGTGGCGCTGCTGCTGCAGGCCCATGCGGGCTGTCGGGTCACCTTCAGCCGCACCGCGGCCACGATAGAGCCGGGCGTGTTCCAGGTCGTCGTCGAATACACCGAGGAAGCCGTCGGCCGGCTGGCGCTGGAGCTGGCCGAACAACTATGCGTGGCCGCGCGCGAAGACACCGCTTTCGACCTGGCCAACGCCCTGCACCGCCTGCGCGAACTGGACGAGGACATCCGCCTGGGTCCCAGCACCGGCTCCATCGTCCATGCCGCCGTCACGCGCAATATCCCGTATCGCCGCCTGACGCAAGGCAGCATGGTGCAGTTCGGCTGGGGATCGCGGCAACGCCGTATCCAGGCGGCCGAGACCGACCGCACCAATGCCATTTCCGAATCCATCGCGCAGGACAAGGACCTGACGAAGATGCTGCTGGACGCCGCCGGCGTGCCGGTGCCGTTCGGGCGCACGGTATCCAGCGCGGAGGACGCCTGGGCCGCGGCCCAGGAACTGGGCGGCCCCGTCGTGGTCAAGCCCCGCGACGGCAGCCAGGGGCGTGGCGTCGCGGTCAACATCGAAACGCGCGAGCGGGTCACGGCCGCCTATG
Proteins encoded in this region:
- the cphA gene encoding cyanophycin synthetase, whose translation is MKKKDIEFLDVVALRGPNIWTYRPVLEAWVDIGELEDYPSNTIPGFYERLSTWLPTLIEHRCSPGVRGGFLQRLREGTWPAHILEHVTLELQNLAGLPGGFGKARETATRGIYKVIVRAWHEDVTRAALGEARDLVMAAMEDRPFDVDATVARLRRMVDRHCLGPSTACIVDAADDRDIPYIRLFEGNLVQMGYGARQRRIWTAETDRTSAIAEGISRDKDLTKRLLAECGVPVPEGRLVESEDAAWEAAQDIGLPVVVKPYDGNHGRGVFTNLNSHEEVKAAYAVAQEEGSGVLVERFVSGNEHRLLVVGDRMVAAARGEPAWIVGDGEHTVEDLIELQINTDPRRGSGEDCPLNKVRLDSAARLEIARQGLAADSVPPAGREVMIQRNGNVAFDVTDLVHPEVAHAVTLAARIVGLDVAGVDLVAEDISRPLEEQRGAIVEVNAGPGLLMHLKPADGKPRPVGKAIIDYLFPDGEDGRIPVVGVTGTNGKTVVARLTARLLQLWGRHVGLACSEGLYFNQRQVERGDRGDWATGRRVLLNRSVDAAVIENSSTVILRQGLAYDRCQVGIVTNIDEGDHLGEHDIRDLDGMYNVLRTQVDVVLPTGTAVLNARDERVVEMAALCDGDVVFFGIDPGLPAIASHVASGKRAVFVRDGHVVLADGSRETRITELGAIPLTEEGRVLFQIENVLAAVGAAWALGVPADIIRVGVETFDIDRADAPWQFTAVDRKDATVVVDGAHNLSALRALVAAAERFPARRRRIVYGAGKDRRDQDLLDQGALLGASFDQVVLYDDTTVPSARPVGQARGLLRAGAQQGGRATSIVDEPDHATAMRTVLDSVRPGDFIIMQCDEGSAEASLHMLRLWIEQN